Part of the Paenibacillus terrae HPL-003 genome is shown below.
CTTGGAAGTGTAAAAAACCTTGGAGTATACTGGAATTTCAGGTTTGGAACCTAAAATTCAGCATCATAGATGAATGTGATGAGAAACTGCTGAGGTCATACAGGATGTTTTTTTCCATAAATAAGCATTAAATGCGAAATATTTTATTTATATAATAAATATGGACTCGAAAAATGTCAATATTTTTTTAAATTCCTTTAATAAGAAAAAAATGCGATATATGAATGTTTTTATGTTATCATAAACATAAAAGTAAATTAAAGTATGACGTTATAATCTATAAGTCTATTATACACACAAACAATGCCTTTTTTGTCTAAAAATCAGGCATTGTTTGTAATTTTTTAATGAATTTTTGTAAAAATTTCTGTGTCGTAAGTGCAAGAAACGGATTTTGTGCTATATCTGGTGCTTGACAAACCAATTTGTAATTCGTTGCAGTCGTTCTACACGAAGCTGCGGATGCCCTTTTCGTGAAAGTTCGTGGCTTGAGCCTGGAAAACGGACAAATTGCGTGGATTTACCCAATCGCCGTAGTGCTGTAAATAGCTGCTCACCCTGCTCAATGGGACAACGAAGATCCTGCTCCCCGTGCAAAATAAGCAGTGGTGTATTTATTTGGTTAACATATGCCAGTGGGGATTGCCTCCACAAGACTTCGAAATCGTCCCACGGATTACCGCCTACCTCGTCTTCTGTAAATGAGTAGCCAATGTCGCTCACTCCATACATCGATAGCCAGTTGGATATAGAGCGCTGGGTCACGGCTGCACGGAAACGGTCAGTGTGACCGACAATCCAGTTGGTCATAAAGCCCCCGTAGCTCCCCCCTGTAACACCTAGCCGTTCTGGATGAATGAATGAAAACTGACGAATGGCCTCATCTACCGCACTCAGCAGGTCCGTGTAATCTCGTCCGCCGTAGTCGCCAAGAACGACATTGGTAAAAGACTGGCCATACCCTCGGCTTCCTCCCGGATTGGTGTAAATGACCGCATATCCCTGCGCTGCTAGCAACTGAAACTCATGAAAAAAAGAGTTGGAATACATCGCATGGGGACCGCCATGGATTTCCAAAATAGCGGGATAAGTTACTCCCTCCTCAAAACCGACAGGCTTCATCACCCACCCCTGAACCTGCCGACCATTCTCGACCTCAGTCCAAAAGCTCTCAGGCACACTTAGCTCGATCTCTTCAAACAGCGAGTCATTCACCTGCGTCAGCCGTTCCTCTGTCCCAGAAGGGATCGTAATTCGAAACAAATCGCCCGGCAATGCTACATGAGTTGAAGCTGCAATAATATGCTGCTCGTTCGGAGTGAGCGTAAATTGGTAAATTTCTCTGTCTCCCTGCGTCAAAACCGTAAAGGTTCCATCCAGTGCAAACTGATATATATGCACATTTCCTTCACGGGTTACAAGCGTAAATAGGGATTGACCGTCCGCACTGAAGCGTGGCGGTCCTATACGCAGGTGTGAGCGCATATCGCTCATACCTGCGTTACCGAGGTGAGCGTCCAGCGTTTCACTAACGCATACTGCCGATCCACCACTCGAAGGGAGGATGTATAATCTGGTCTGGGTCGCGCCTTTAGCATGTCGATCATGTCCGTAAAAAGCAATCGTTGAACCATCGGGAGAGTATGCAGCACTCTCGATTTGCAGCTGGGACCGGGTTATCTTACGTAGTGTTGCCGTACCTCCTTTTGAAATAACAGGAGCTATCGTAAACAAATCATTCTGCTTGCGTAAATCCGTGTCCTCTTCTGCCTGCTCCGCTATTCTGGCCACGAATAAAATAAGCTTGCCATCCGGCGACCAGACAGGTTCAGCCACATCGTACGCGCCGAACGTCAGTTGGACGGTGTCCCCTGAATTTAGATCAGTCACATATAAGTGATTACGCGTATCATCCCACAGCCCGTAGCCATCGGACTTGGCTTTTGTTCGG
Proteins encoded:
- a CDS encoding alpha/beta hydrolase family protein, which encodes MSDPQSSITKRHITAEDLYQLRWVSDPAVHPGNGAVAYVEQYINEDRTDYNSDIWLLPSENSEPLPFTYGPKDESPVWSPDGSQLAFLRTLEGNRQVWIIPACGGEARQLTWAEKGVHSLAWSPDGAYISFIAKTAESLSSPTSDTGKQEVHRLQTVEHGQIGTSKQGVKSTHPPLSASAKSNVQPKGQVVNRTKAKSDGYGLWDDTRNHLYVTDLNSGDTVQLTFGAYDVAEPVWSPDGKLILFVARIAEQAEEDTDLRKQNDLFTIAPVISKGGTATLRKITRSQLQIESAAYSPDGSTIAFYGHDRHAKGATQTRLYILPSSGGSAVCVSETLDAHLGNAGMSDMRSHLRIGPPRFSADGQSLFTLVTREGNVHIYQFALDGTFTVLTQGDREIYQFTLTPNEQHIIAASTHVALPGDLFRITIPSGTEERLTQVNDSLFEEIELSVPESFWTEVENGRQVQGWVMKPVGFEEGVTYPAILEIHGGPHAMYSNSFFHEFQLLAAQGYAVIYTNPGGSRGYGQSFTNVVLGDYGGRDYTDLLSAVDEAIRQFSFIHPERLGVTGGSYGGFMTNWIVGHTDRFRAAVTQRSISNWLSMYGVSDIGYSFTEDEVGGNPWDDFEVLWRQSPLAYVNQINTPLLILHGEQDLRCPIEQGEQLFTALRRLGKSTQFVRFPGSSHELSRKGHPQLRVERLQRITNWFVKHQI